Genomic DNA from Bacteroidota bacterium:
ATTCACGGCTCGCCCACCTGCGAACTGCAATTCAATGACACGCCTGCACAGCTTGTCGGATCACGGCGCTTCGGGCTCATCAAGTATGTCCTTGATTTGATGTACAGGGCGCGCATGGGTGTGTCGGCACAGGCGCTCGGGATTTCGCAGGCGGCATATGAAGAAGCGCTGAAGTACGCACGCGAGCGCAGGCAATTCGGCAAGGCGATTGCCGATATTCCGGTCATCTCCAACATGCTGATCGATATGCGTGTGATGCTCGAAAGTAATCGTTCGCTGTTCTACAGTACAACACAATGTGTGGATGAAAAGGAGAAGTTGGAAGACAGGATCGAAAAGCTGAAGGCGGAAGGAAAATCTGTCGCGGAAGAGACAGCCCGGCTGAAACACGTCACGAAAACAGCCAATCTGCTCACGCCCATGTCGAAATACATGCTCGCAGAGTGCAGCAACAGAATAACGTACGACGCACTGCAAATTCACGGCGGCACAGGATACATGAAGGAGTTCCATGTGGAGCAGCTTGCCCGCGATGCGCGCATCACGAATATTTATGAAGGAACGTCGCAACTGCAGATCGTCGCGGCGTCCGGCGGTGTCATCAATGATGTGTTGGGGGAGACGTTCGAGGCGAATGAGAAACGTGAGTACAAAGGAGGCCTCACCCGGCTTGCAGATCATCTGAAGGAAATCCGGCGCCTGTTTCTTGACAGCCTGAAATATGTGGTTGACAAGAAAGACAGCGGATTTCAGGATGTTGCTGCGAAGGACCTTGTAGAGATGTACGGCTCTCTCTACATCGGTTATCTATTATTGGATGAGGCGGAGATTGAGCCGCGGAAAGTGTTCATCGCAAATCGTTACATCGTTACTTCCCTGGCGCAGGCACGCAGGAATGCCGAGGCAATCAGGGGAGAGTTGTTTGGCGATTTGCTGCACGCAAGCAAGATTTTGCAGTAATCACATCCAATCAGATTCATTACGAGGAAACGATATCATGGCAAAGAGGACGGCGTACTACTACTATCGCATTTACGACGACAAAGAGCAGTTCAACTACATCCGGAGTACGTTTCAGGAGAAGAAGATCAGGACTCTCTTGAAGAAATTCGAGAAGACACATCAGGAATACTACAATTCGGAGTTTATTGACTTTCTCAAGAAGCAGGACCCCAAAGCAGAGCTGATTGATGTCGCGCCGATTTCGTACTAAGTCGTGATTGCTGTTTATAGGAGTTGTCGGGGCGGCGTTTCGGGAAGGTCTGCATCCGGGCCTTGGCCGCCACGCTTCAGGAAAGGAATATCCTGATCAACGCCCTCAGGAATGGCTTGGCGAATTCGAGCAGGATGATTCCGAACCCTATTCCCAATAATACCACTTGTGTTACTCTCAGCGCCTTTCTTCTTATCCTCATTCCCCTCCAATTACACTCATGGCACCGGAAGTAATGCACAGGCAAAAGTGCCCTAATAGCCTTTTCTGATGCGGTTTTGCTCCGTGAGCGGAATACGCGTGAGCTTTTGCAGGACGGGCATATCATAAGGGCGGTTGGGTTTGTTCCGTATCACATGAACTGAAGCAGCAAAGAGTTACATACTTGAGTTGCATTGTATCACTTGATTGCACAAGATGCAAGAGACGATGCAAAAAACGCGGATGCTGAACCTGATGCTTCCGAATTCGTTCAGGGGGGACGAGTCGGGAAAACAGGGAAGTCATCCCGTGTGCTGAAGGACGGCGGATTCGGAGAGAGGTCGGTGACTTGACGCGCTTAGCGTGTCACCTATGAGCACAGAACATTGTTGACTTTCACGCATTATTCGGTTACACTAATGCGTTACTTGAACGGACTCTGCAATCGTTAACTGCAAGTCCGGCATAATCTTACAGTCAACTGTGTGCTTGCACTGGCGACACCGGCATCAGGTCGGGCGGGAACTGCCGATGGAGTCTATTGGGGAGAGCGCAATACCATTTCCTTTGTCATTGACGGAACGTTGCAGGAACACGGCAGAGGATTTCTCACAGTACCCCCTCCCACATTGCCCCATCGGAATCGAACCGACAACAATTCTCCGCATGTACGCCAGTCTATCGTGATTCTCCGGCTCTATTCTCCGAGCGAGAGTCGTTTGGCAAGTACGGTTGGCAGACCTTTGGCAAGTATAGCTTTGGCAGCGCCGTCAATATCGTATTCTGACCGGATGTTCTGGTATGACCAGCTGTCAGAGTCGAACATGCCAAAGCTGAGCTGAGGATTGCCATCACGCGGCTGTCCGACACTGCCGACATTGATGAGAAAGCGCATATCTTTCTTGAGGGAGAAGGTTTTCAGATTCTCACCGCATACAAAGGGAATGTGCGTGTGGCCGATGAAACACAAAGGCGTTGCGAATGCCGGGAATTGCTTCTGCGCAAGAACGAGAGAAGAAACGTAGGTCCATTGTTCGGGCTCATGCGGAGAAGCATGCACAAGGGTTGCTTGTTCTTTGGCCGTGGAATAGGGGAGTGACTTCAGAAAATCGATATTGTCGGGTGTGAGTACCGAATGAGTCCACTCGGCGGCAATACGGCCGGGCTTCGTGAAGTAATGGGCAACGGAGGTGTCAATAGCGGCAAGGTCGTGGTTTCCCAGAACGGTCAAAGTACAACGCTCACGGATAAGCCCGAGGCATTCGTTGGGATTGGCGCCGTACCCGACAATGTCACCGAGACAATAGATTTCGTCAATGCGGGAACGGTCGATAATCGAAAACGCTTTGGCAAGTGCCTGAAGATTGGAATGAATATCAGCAAGAATAGCGACGCGCATATCTGATAAGTTATATGTTGAAACGAGAAAAGCAAGTCAAGTATGGTTGGGCGGAAAAATACTGTGAACAGGGACGAATTCGAACGTAACATCAAGCAAGGTGCAGCGTGGAAACAATAAACTTTGGAACAAACGGTGATATGCACGGGGGACTTCCGCGTGAATCCCATGTGCAGGAGTATGTCTCCATCATTCTTCGGGGAAAGTGGATCATACTTGCCTCGATGCTGCTTGCCACTACGATCAGCGCATTCGTCACATTGCGCACAGATCCGGTGTATGAATCCGCGGCTCTTGTTCTTGTGGATATGAAAGGAAAAGGAGGCCAGCTCCCGTTCTTTGATTTTGCCGGAACCAGCTTCAATAAGATGACCAACGAACTGGAGATCCTCAAATCGCGGACAATGGCGGAGGCGGTTGCCCAGGACCTGCTGAAGGACGCGGAACACGCCAGCCCGATTTCAGAGGTAACCCCGATACTTCTGGTGATTGTGGATGGCGTTCCCCAACAGAAACTCGCCAGTGTAAGAGAGGTTGCCGGGCGGCTGCTCGGGTCGGTGTTGTTTGTCCCGATTCGTGACTCGGATATTATCAGGATTACGGCACGAAGCAACCATCGGGCGGAGGCGGCATTACTCGCTAACACCTACATGAAGGTCTATGCCGAGCGGAACATGGATGCCAGCCGTACGCGCTCTCGCGCCGTTCGGGAGTTCCTGCAGGGTCAGTTGGAAACCCGTAGAACTGCGCTGGATACAGCCGAGGCATCCCTTCAGGCGTATATGAAGTCTGCAGGTATGGTCTCGCTCGACGGCGAATCCAACAAAGTCGTGGCCCAGTTGTCGCAACTCGAGGCAAACCGCGACGCTATCGAGGTGGAAATCCGGTCCAAAGAAAAGGCCCTCGCTTCCTATCGTGAAGAAATTGCCAAACAGGAACCCAGCGTTGCCCGGACACTGGGCGAATCGAGTGATGCGTATATCCGCTTGCTGCAAGACAAGCTTGCCGCGCTCGAGGTACAGCGCGATGTGGTCATCGCCCAGAATCCTGCGCTTGCCGGACAGTCTATTTACTCCGAGAAGCTGAAGGAAATCGACTCCCAGATTGCCGCGTTGAAGGTGAATCTCAAATCACGAACGGAAGCATTTCTGAAAACCATCGGCTCCGGCGAAGACGGCATCGGCAGTGCCGCGTTTGTCGGGCAGATGAGGCAGAAGATCGTCGAGCAGCAAATTGAGTTGGAGGCCCTTGATGCACGCAAGCGGGCTTTGCAGTCTGTTATCGCGCAATACGAGCGGCAGTTCAATCAGATTCCGGAAAAAAGCATCGAACTGGCGAAACTCCAGCGGGCACGACTCAGCAACGAAAAACTCTACCTTCTCGTCGAGGAGAAGTACAACGAAGCAGCTATCACCGAAAAATCCGAATTCGGGTATGTTGACATCATTGATCCGGCAATTGTGCCGGGAGGGCCCGTCAGTCCCAACATGCGCAAGAACCTGATTCTTGGCCTGTTAGTCGGGCTCGGACTTGGTGTTGCGTACGTCCTCTTGCGTTCCTACCTCGATGTTCGGGTCAGAACACCCGAGGATCTGAAGCGATTCGGGTTTATTCCGCTGTCTGCCGTGCATCAAATGGACAATATGCACAAGCAGGAAGCTTCGACGGGGAACGGGCATTCCCCTCATGAAAGTCCCGATTTCGACCCGCACCTGGTTGCGTACCACAATCCGCTGTCGCCTCTTGCCGAGGCGTACCGCCGTTTGCGCACGAACGTTCTGTACGCACAGCTTGATACGCCGCTGAAGAGTTTTTTGGTAACGAGCGCAAACCCCTCGGAGGGGAAATCCACCACGATCTCCAATCTCGCTGTTGCGTTTGCACAGGCAGAGAAAAGAGTGTTGCTGGTTGATGCGGATATGCGTCGGGCGACAATTCACAACTACTTCCGAATCAACAAGAACCCCGGCCTCACGGATATCTTTGTCGGGAGTGTCTCCATTGATGATGCACTGAACAGGAATGTTGTGGAAAATCTGGACGTGTTGTGCTGCGGTACAACGCCACCCAACCCGGCGGAACTTCTCGGCTCGCGCAGGATGCGTGAATTCATCGAACAGATGAGTGGAAGTACGACATCCTGATGTTCGATTCGCACCGCTGCTGGCGGTAACAGTGCAGCTGTGCTCTCGACCATTGTCGACGGGGCAATTCTTGTCGCCTCCGCAGAAGACCCGATGCCGGCAATCTACCGTGCAACAGGATCGTTGACAAATGTCGGAGGAAAAGTACTCGGTGTGCTGCTCAATAATTTTGATGTCAAGAAAGCATACGGCGGCTACTACGGAAGCTACGGGTACAGTTACTATGCGCACAATTACGGGTACTACCATTCCAACGGAAACGGTGAGAGTCCGAAGAAGAAGCGGAAGAAAACTGTCGGCAGTTGAGAGTACCTCGTTCACGAAAACCGGTTTGTTCACAATCTGTATAAAGAGGGTATGAAGAATTTTCTGTTGATTGGTATAGTTGCGATCTTGCTGTCGCATCAGGCACAGGCACAGCTCGATCAAACAGGGCTGCTTTCCGCCACATCGGTGGGAACGACAACGTCGAACTTCTATTTTGCGAAGCCGAATGAGCTGACCATTATCGTGAATGTGCTGGGATTTGTGCAGAAGCCCGGACGGTACGAAATCTCCAGCACCATTGATCTGATCAACCTGCTCGCATTAGCCGGCGGCCCTTCCGTGGATGGAACGCTAAAGGGAATCAAGATCTCCCGTCTCGTTCGAAACGAGGAGCGGTTTGCCCGCCAAGAGTTCACGGTTGACCTGAACGATCTTACCCGTATTGGTGCGGAACAACTCGCTTTGCAGCCCGGCGATGTCGTGGAGGTCGACAGATCCACGTGGTCGGTAGTCCGTGATATCTTCGGTGTGGTGGGATACGCTGCCGTGATCACCACAACCGCTGCCACGGTCATTAATCTGGCCCGACGATAAGTTGTCTCTCACAACGGTCCGGGGTATTTCCGAGATGAACCATCACCTATCCGCAACAGAGCACACCGCACGCTGGTACGCGCTGTACACCCGTTCCCGGTTTGAAAAGAAGATCGACGATGATTTTCGCCGGCGGGGAATCGAAAGCTTCCTTCCGCTCGTGGAAGAAGTACGTTTGTGGAGCGACCGGAAAAAGAAAGTGCTTGAGCCGCTGTTCCGGGGGTACATTTTTGTGCGGACGGACTTGCGCAACAAGGTCTCCATCCTTCAAACCGACGGCATTGTCCGGTTTGTGGGTGTGCGTAACACGCCATCGCCTGTTCCCGAACACCAGATCAATTGGGTGCGCATTCTCGCCGGGTCGCCTGATGCGATCCGTCGCGAGGAATATGTAAGCGTGGGCGAGGTCGTACGAATCATCGCCGGTCAGTTCAAAGGTGTTGAAGGAGTTGTCATGAAGGTGAAGGATACGGCTCGTGTCGCCGTGTCGTTATCGTGCATAGCGCAGTCGGTATCCGTGGAAGTGCCACAGGAGTTTTTGGAGAGAATCGATCAGCCTGTTGAGGAACAAAGAGCGGGCTTCATACCAAGGCTGTAGTTCATCCCTTCATATGTCAGCGACATTGAAGAGACGTTGAGAGTTGTGTTGTAACAAAATGCCCAAGTAGGCCGCATCTGCTTGTTCTAAAAGCAGAATGTGACTGAAAGGGCGGAGCGTACCTGAGAGGACAGGTTGAGGCCAAGGATGAGATTGAGATTCCGGTCCGGAGATCGGAACCTTTAACCTGAATCTCAACCCCAAATGACAACAAGCGGACAGATGCAATAATGCACCCACCACAAATACATCAAGCTGATACAACGAAGGATAACCTTCTAAACAAAATTAATGGCAAGACTGCTGTTGTCGGCATCATCGGGCTCGGCTACGTAGGCCTGCCGCTCGGCCTTTGCTTTGCGGAGAAGAAGTTCCATTGCATCGGGTTCGATATCGACCGCAAAAAAACGGACACATTGTCGAAAGGCGAATCGTACATCAAGCACATTCCTTCCGAACGTATCCGGCAGGCTGTCTGTTCGGGCATGTTCAGCGCGACAACAGATTTTTCGATGATTGCGAAGTGCGACGCCGTTCTGATTGCCGTCCCCACACCGCTGAACAAGAACCGCGAGCCCGACATGTCGTACATCGTCAGCACCTGCGAGACAATTGCGCCGTACGTGCGTTCAGGGCAGTTGTTCGTGCTGGAGTCAACCACCTATCCCGGCACAACAGATGAGGTGGTGATTCCGATTCTCGAATCAACCGGATTGAAATGCGATGTTGATTTCTTTGCCGCATTCTCTCCCGAGCGTGAAGATCCGAACAACAAGGAGTACCGCACCGAGACGATCCCGAAAGTCGTCGGTGCAACATCGCCTGACGGACTTGCTGTCGCGGATAAACTCTACTCGCAAATCGTTGTGCGAACGGTACCTGTTTCCTCAACCCGCGTCGCCGAAGCAACGAAGCTGATGGAGAACATCTTCCGTTCGGTAAACATCGCCCTGGTCAATGAGCTGAAAGTTGCCTTCATGAAAATGGGAATTGACGTGTGGGAAGTGATCGAAGCAGCGAAGACAAAGCCGTTCGGCTATATGCCGTTCTATCCGGGTCCGGGTCTCGGCGGCCACTGCATTCCCATTGATCCGTTCTACCTTACGTGGAAAGCGCGGGAGTATGGTGTTGCCACGCGGTTCATCGAGTTGGCGGGCGAGATCAATACTTCCATGCCGGACTTTGTGGTGCAACGCGTGATGGAGGCACTCAATGATCACGGCAAGGCACTCAAAGGCTCGAAAATCCTGATGTTGGGACTTGCATACAAAGCCAACGTTGATGACGACCGCGAATCCCCTTCCTATCACTTGATCGAGAAGCTGGAAGAGAAAGGCGCAACGGTAAGCTACAACGATCCGTTCGTCCCCGTGATCCGTCCCTCGCGCGAATGGTCGAAATACGCAGGCCGCGAGTCGGTGGAGATAAGCAACATCTACGACCTCATCCTCATCGCAACGCCGCATGACGAATACAGGAGAATGGATTTCAGCAGCTTCACCGCACCGATTGTGGATACGAGGAATATGGTGTCCATAGGAAGAGCGTATAAGGCGTAGGGTGAGGATGAGGTTAAGGTTGAGATCAAGGTCGAGGTTTAGCTAGATGTATGAATCGTTTCGTGACATGCCTGTTTGGCGGGAGGCGATGGAGATTGCTGCTGAGGTCTTTCGCCTTACTGATGGTCTCCCGAAGAAGGAAGATTACGGCGTTACGAGCCAAATCCGTCGATCTGCTTTGAGCATTTCCGGCAATATTGCTGAAGGCTTTGGGCGGCACCACTCAAAAGATAAAATGAACTTCTACTATATAGCACGTGGGTCGGCAACGGAAACACAAAGCCACCTTGAGTATTGCAGGAGAGTCGGGTATATCCCCGAAACGTCGGTTGCCACTCTCGATGTTCGGTTGTCGCAGTTGATTCATGATATCAACAAGATCATTCAATCACTCAATTTCTCAGCCTCAACCTAAACCTAAACCTAAACCTAAACCTAAACCTAAACCTCTTCCTTGTCCTCCTACCTAGTCACCGGTTCCGCCGGATTCATCGGCTATCATCTTGCGGAAAGACTCCTTTCGCAGGGGGTGCGTGTCGTCGGACTGGACAACATGAATGCGTACTACGATGTCAGTCTGAAGGAGGCGCGGCTCGACCGTTTGCGATGCCACAAGGGGTTCGAGTTTGTGAAGCTCGATCTTGCAGACCGGAGCGGGATGGAACGGCTGTTCGCTGAACACACATTCGATGTTGTTGTCAATCTTGCGGCGCAGGCGGGCGTGCGCTACTCGCTCACCAATCCGCATGCGTACATTGATTCGAACATTGTCGGGTTCCTCAATGTCCTTGAAGGATGCAGGCACGCAAAGGTGAAGCATCTCGTCTTCGCATCCAGCAGCTCGGTGTACGGTGCCAACACCCACATGCCGTTTGCCGTGTCGGACAATGTCGATCATCCGGTGTCGTTGTACGCGGCAAGCAAGAAGGCGAACGAGTTGATGGCGCATTCGTACGCGCACTTGTATGGCCTTCCGTGTACAGGACTTCGTTTCTTCTCTGTGTACGGCCCGTGGGGGAGACCGGACATGGCGATGTTCCTGTTCACGAAGGCGATTCTCGAGGGGAGACCGATCGACGTGTACAACAACGGTGACCTGCAACGTGACTTTACCTACATCGACGATATCGTCGAGGGGGTAGCGCGTGTCGCAACGAGAATCCCGTCCGCGGACCAGGCATGGAACGGCGCAGCACCGAATCCCGCAACCAGTAAAGCGCCGTACCGTCTCTACAACATCGGCAATCACAATCCGGTTCACCTGATGCACTTCATAGAACTGATCGAGAAGGCAACCGGGCGGACGGCGGAGAAGCGGTTTCTTCCTATGCAGCCCGGCGACGTGCCCGCAACATTTGCCGATGTGGATGATCTCGCGCACGATGTCGGCTTTGCGCCTTCGACGCCGATTGAGGAGGGAGTGAAGAGGTTTGTGGAGTGGTACAGGGAGTTTTATGGCGGCTGATGGTTGATGGTTGATGGTTGAATGACAAGGTTGAGGTTGAGGATAAGTAGTGAGCGCTGAGAGCTGATTGCCGATAGCTGATAGCTAAAAAAACAATGCAAACAGAAACAACAATATCACCGGTAATTCCCGTCATCCGCATTGAGCCTTCGCGTGGATGGGTTTCGCTGAAGCTCAAAGAGTTGTGGGAG
This window encodes:
- a CDS encoding polysaccharide biosynthesis tyrosine autokinase, translated to METINFGTNGDMHGGLPRESHVQEYVSIILRGKWIILASMLLATTISAFVTLRTDPVYESAALVLVDMKGKGGQLPFFDFAGTSFNKMTNELEILKSRTMAEAVAQDLLKDAEHASPISEVTPILLVIVDGVPQQKLASVREVAGRLLGSVLFVPIRDSDIIRITARSNHRAEAALLANTYMKVYAERNMDASRTRSRAVREFLQGQLETRRTALDTAEASLQAYMKSAGMVSLDGESNKVVAQLSQLEANRDAIEVEIRSKEKALASYREEIAKQEPSVARTLGESSDAYIRLLQDKLAALEVQRDVVIAQNPALAGQSIYSEKLKEIDSQIAALKVNLKSRTEAFLKTIGSGEDGIGSAAFVGQMRQKIVEQQIELEALDARKRALQSVIAQYERQFNQIPEKSIELAKLQRARLSNEKLYLLVEEKYNEAAITEKSEFGYVDIIDPAIVPGGPVSPNMRKNLILGLLVGLGLGVAYVLLRSYLDVRVRTPEDLKRFGFIPLSAVHQMDNMHKQEASTGNGHSPHESPDFDPHLVAYHNPLSPLAEAYRRLRTNVLYAQLDTPLKSFLVTSANPSEGKSTTISNLAVAFAQAEKRVLLVDADMRRATIHNYFRINKNPGLTDIFVGSVSIDDALNRNVVENLDVLCCGTTPPNPAELLGSRRMREFIEQMSGSTTS
- a CDS encoding UpxY family transcription antiterminator, which gives rise to MNHHLSATEHTARWYALYTRSRFEKKIDDDFRRRGIESFLPLVEEVRLWSDRKKKVLEPLFRGYIFVRTDLRNKVSILQTDGIVRFVGVRNTPSPVPEHQINWVRILAGSPDAIRREEYVSVGEVVRIIAGQFKGVEGVVMKVKDTARVAVSLSCIAQSVSVEVPQEFLERIDQPVEEQRAGFIPRL
- a CDS encoding SLBB domain-containing protein — translated: MKNFLLIGIVAILLSHQAQAQLDQTGLLSATSVGTTTSNFYFAKPNELTIIVNVLGFVQKPGRYEISSTIDLINLLALAGGPSVDGTLKGIKISRLVRNEERFARQEFTVDLNDLTRIGAEQLALQPGDVVEVDRSTWSVVRDIFGVVGYAAVITTTAATVINLARR
- a CDS encoding acyl-CoA dehydrogenase family protein — translated: MPNYFLDNPDILFHFNNLDLKEVVAIAEDDYAQAQEFPYAPAGYEDAMENYRKVLEVVGDLSGNFIAARAAGVDHEGARFADGKVAYAGGTQKNLKQLSQADLMGMILPRKYGGLNFPFTIYMMTVEMLSRADASLMNIFGLQDIGDTIRKFGNEDQRMEFLPKISSGEHTGAMALTEPDAGSDLQAVKLHAYQDEQGRWFLRGMKRFITNGNAQVLLVLARSEAGTKDGRGLSLFVCHHDKTVKIRRIENKLGIHGSPTCELQFNDTPAQLVGSRRFGLIKYVLDLMYRARMGVSAQALGISQAAYEEALKYARERRQFGKAIADIPVISNMLIDMRVMLESNRSLFYSTTQCVDEKEKLEDRIEKLKAEGKSVAEETARLKHVTKTANLLTPMSKYMLAECSNRITYDALQIHGGTGYMKEFHVEQLARDARITNIYEGTSQLQIVAASGGVINDVLGETFEANEKREYKGGLTRLADHLKEIRRLFLDSLKYVVDKKDSGFQDVAAKDLVEMYGSLYIGYLLLDEAEIEPRKVFIANRYIVTSLAQARRNAEAIRGELFGDLLHASKILQ
- a CDS encoding NAD-dependent epimerase, with the translated sequence MSSYLVTGSAGFIGYHLAERLLSQGVRVVGLDNMNAYYDVSLKEARLDRLRCHKGFEFVKLDLADRSGMERLFAEHTFDVVVNLAAQAGVRYSLTNPHAYIDSNIVGFLNVLEGCRHAKVKHLVFASSSSVYGANTHMPFAVSDNVDHPVSLYAASKKANELMAHSYAHLYGLPCTGLRFFSVYGPWGRPDMAMFLFTKAILEGRPIDVYNNGDLQRDFTYIDDIVEGVARVATRIPSADQAWNGAAPNPATSKAPYRLYNIGNHNPVHLMHFIELIEKATGRTAEKRFLPMQPGDVPATFADVDDLAHDVGFAPSTPIEEGVKRFVEWYREFYGG
- a CDS encoding metallophosphoesterase family protein; amino-acid sequence: MRVAILADIHSNLQALAKAFSIIDRSRIDEIYCLGDIVGYGANPNECLGLIRERCTLTVLGNHDLAAIDTSVAHYFTKPGRIAAEWTHSVLTPDNIDFLKSLPYSTAKEQATLVHASPHEPEQWTYVSSLVLAQKQFPAFATPLCFIGHTHIPFVCGENLKTFSLKKDMRFLINVGSVGQPRDGNPQLSFGMFDSDSWSYQNIRSEYDIDGAAKAILAKGLPTVLAKRLSLGE
- a CDS encoding four helix bundle protein, producing the protein MYESFRDMPVWREAMEIAAEVFRLTDGLPKKEDYGVTSQIRRSALSISGNIAEGFGRHHSKDKMNFYYIARGSATETQSHLEYCRRVGYIPETSVATLDVRLSQLIHDINKIIQSLNFSAST
- a CDS encoding nucleotide sugar dehydrogenase, whose translation is MHPPQIHQADTTKDNLLNKINGKTAVVGIIGLGYVGLPLGLCFAEKKFHCIGFDIDRKKTDTLSKGESYIKHIPSERIRQAVCSGMFSATTDFSMIAKCDAVLIAVPTPLNKNREPDMSYIVSTCETIAPYVRSGQLFVLESTTYPGTTDEVVIPILESTGLKCDVDFFAAFSPEREDPNNKEYRTETIPKVVGATSPDGLAVADKLYSQIVVRTVPVSSTRVAEATKLMENIFRSVNIALVNELKVAFMKMGIDVWEVIEAAKTKPFGYMPFYPGPGLGGHCIPIDPFYLTWKAREYGVATRFIELAGEINTSMPDFVVQRVMEALNDHGKALKGSKILMLGLAYKANVDDDRESPSYHLIEKLEEKGATVSYNDPFVPVIRPSREWSKYAGRESVEISNIYDLILIATPHDEYRRMDFSSFTAPIVDTRNMVSIGRAYKA